One segment of Neoarius graeffei isolate fNeoGra1 chromosome 20, fNeoGra1.pri, whole genome shotgun sequence DNA contains the following:
- the LOC132869057 gene encoding proline-rich transmembrane protein 2, producing MDLNTDTNASTTALNVEQEEEQQQTEQVTDQQPDDVSGQTPILSQPVKTEHQDPPTDSESTPAPESSVQLNGLVKDHLSVIDEKMETSNGVCPNAVDASPPTSSRSSPPRHHHAKTGHAHANGHARLGSRSGSLSHAGSPRPSLSRQPSTLTENAVDGTKPSDYLILAILACFCPLWPINIVGLTFSVMSRYSLQQGNIDGARRLGRNAKVLSIVSLVGGFIIITATIAINWGFYYRIHMLLSDIQKEDSFNVSVTPAEYQSLGCI from the exons ATGGATCTGAACACAGACACCAACGCGTCAACTACTGCCCTAAATGTAGAGCAGGAAGAAGAGCAGCAACAAACTGAACAAGTGACCGATCAACAACCAGATGATGTGTCTGGCCAGACCCCCATATTATCTCAGCCAGTGAAGACTGAGCATCAAGATCCCCCTACTGACTCAGAGTCCACTCCTGCTCCAGAAAGCTCAGTCCAGTTGAATGGTCTGGTCAAAGATCACCTGTCAGTCATCGATGAAAAGATGGAAACAA GTAATGGAGTCTGCCCTAATGCTGTAGATGCTTCTCCTCCTACCTCTTCCCGTTCTTCTCCCCCTCGTCACCATCATGCTAAGACAGGCCATGCTCATGCTAATGGCCATGCCCGCCTTGGCAGCCGCTCGGGTTCATTGAGCCATGCTGGGTCGCCTCGCCCCTCACTCAGCCGCCAGCCCAGTACTCTCACCGAGAATGCAGTAGATGGCACCAAGCCCAGTGATTACCTTATCCTGGCCATACTTGCCTGCTTCTGCCCTCTCTGGCCTATCAACATTGTCGGCTTGACCTTCTCAGTTATG tctcggtACAGTCTGCAACAAGGGAACATTGATGGAGCACGGCGTCTTGGCCGTAATGCGAAGGTCCTCTCAATCGTCTCTCTTGTGGGTGGATTTATCATTATTACTGCCACCATTGCTATCAACTGGGGAT TTTATTACAGAATCCACATGCTGCTTAGTGACATTCAGAAGGAGGACTCATTCAATGTTTCAGTGACACCAGCAGAGTATCAGTCTCTGGGTTGCATTTGA